Within the Maridesulfovibrio zosterae DSM 11974 genome, the region GTCTTGCTATCTTTGCAGGGTCTACAGCTCTTGGAGTCGGCTTGTGGAAGGAGTTCGGGAATATGCTTCTGCCATTGGCTGCCCTTATCGGGGCGATGGTAGCACTTGGCGCAGTGTTGATGCTGGGAAGGATTGGTGGAAGGCTGAGGCGGGAGACAATGGTTCTTGCCGGAATAGTCGTCGCCACATTTTTGTCGGCTTTGATTTCTCTGCTCAAGTCTCTGGACGAAGATTCCGTAACCAGTATAGTTTTTTGGATTATGGGAAGTTTTCAGGGACGTGGCTGGGATCATATGATCTTATTTCTGCCATACTTTATCGCTGGAATGATTCCTTTGATCTATTATTCACGGGAGCTTGATATCCTCTCACTTGGAGAAACTCAGGCCCGTCATCTAGGAATGGATGTTTCCCGCGTACGCATGTTTCTGCTTATAGGTTCCGGGTTACTTACGGGCGCAGCTGTAGCTGTTTCAGGTATAATCGGATTTGTGGGGTTGATAGTCCCTCATCTGGTACGCATGTTTCAAGGAGCAGAGCACAGGCCATTGCTTGTTTCTTCATCACTTCTTGGGGGACTGCTTCTGGTTTGGTCTGATGTTATTGCCCGTTCTCTATTATCTGGAGGGGAAGAGCTTCCTGTTGGAGTTGTGACTGCTCTTTTAGGCGGACCTTTTTTCTGTATGGTTTTGCGGTCCGGTTTTAACGGAGGCAGATCATGATTAAGGTGAAAATGCTTTCTGCCGGATATGGAAAACATAAGGTTCTTCAAAACTTGAATCTTGAATTTCCAGCCGGAACCATGACTGCAATTCTAGGTCCCAATGGCAGCGGTAAAACAACACTTGTTTCAACAATTGCCGGTGTGCTTAAGCCTTCAGCTGGAAGCGTGGAAGTACTTGGAGAAGATGTTCACAGTTATCACCCCCGTAAACTTGCTGAGCTTATGGCTGTTTTACCGCAAAGAGTGGAGCCCGCGTTTGGACTGACGGTCAAATCGATGGTTATGATGGGGCGATACGCTCATGGATCTGGTTTTTTCGGCTATGATTCTGAGGATGAATTTATTTGTAGTGAAGCAATTAAAACTGTCGGTATCAGTCACCTTGTAGATCGTCCTGTTTCAGAATTATCCGGTGGGGAATTTCAGCGAGTTTTAATGGCTCGCACTGTTGCACAGCAGGCCGACATAATGCTTCTTGATGAGGCT harbors:
- a CDS encoding FecCD family ABC transporter permease, which gives rise to MNGQVAGMNAEGRRTLAVVVLSVLVPVSIFAACLFGAYNTEPAQVLSVFKSALGLGAVKVDSALSFIIIDLRLSRVCLSFLVGMSLAVAGTVYQGILRNPLADPFTLGVSSGAAFGASLAIFAGSTALGVGLWKEFGNMLLPLAALIGAMVALGAVLMLGRIGGRLRRETMVLAGIVVATFLSALISLLKSLDEDSVTSIVFWIMGSFQGRGWDHMILFLPYFIAGMIPLIYYSRELDILSLGETQARHLGMDVSRVRMFLLIGSGLLTGAAVAVSGIIGFVGLIVPHLVRMFQGAEHRPLLVSSSLLGGLLLVWSDVIARSLLSGGEELPVGVVTALLGGPFFCMVLRSGFNGGRS
- a CDS encoding ABC transporter ATP-binding protein, which encodes MIKVKMLSAGYGKHKVLQNLNLEFPAGTMTAILGPNGSGKTTLVSTIAGVLKPSAGSVEVLGEDVHSYHPRKLAELMAVLPQRVEPAFGLTVKSMVMMGRYAHGSGFFGYDSEDEFICSEAIKTVGISHLVDRPVSELSGGEFQRVLMARTVAQQADIMLLDEAASGIDVSGKIELFDMLRKMNTAGATIICVIHDLNLAALYFDRLVFLSTGRVLHDGSPEDVITRDNISDVYNVSVEIVVHPEAGVPQVLFSPCYN